The genomic interval CGAGAGTCCACTTGCTTTGTAGTTTTTCATGACTGAATGATCAAGCCTtgagtttgaatttctttttactGTGTACAATTTCAGTTCTCACTTCTCCCTTTAGCTGTATTTTTGAAGTTTTACAATCTTAATTTCATGAAACATTCTCCAAACCTTGTAGATCATAAATGTGTACAATCAAGAGTACGAAAGTGCAGCAGCTTTCTGGCCCGATGTCCATGGTCGGATCATTGTTGCATTAGTTGTTTCGCAGCTATTATTAATGGGACTACTCAGTACAAAAGAAGCTGCTCAATCAACTCCCTTGCTCATCGCATTGCCAATCTTGACTATATGGTTCCATAGGTTCTGTAAAGGCCGTTACGAACCGGCTTTTGTTCAATATCCATTACAGGTTAGCACAGACCTTTTCTTGctgtttttagttgtttcagATTACTTTTTGAGATATGCATGGGTGTTTGGGACACTAAATTGAGTTATGAAGTCTAGAATTAATATATTGGAGTTTAGAAAGTTTGTGATTGGGGTGTAGAGTTGGAAAATGGAATTTCTCGATAAATGTGCAAAAGAGATAAAAGAGGAAAGATAGAGATTATCGATAAAGTGTGCAAATTTCAATAGTAAATGCTAGTGAAGTTAAGTTATTTGCTCATTTATGATGTCGGTGGGCCAAACACCTGTAGAAAATTCTATCATCACCTCactgtgttgaatgaacttttaGGAAGCAATGATGAAAGATACATTGGAGCGAGCAAGGGAGCCAAACTTAAACTTGAAAGGATTCCTTCAAAATGCCTATGTCCATCCTGTTTTCAAGCATGATGAAGACAATTTAGAAGTCGAAACGGATTCTGAAGATTGGCAGCCGGAGCCAGCGCTAGTGCCAACAAAACGGCAGTCACGTATGAATACACCGTTGCCAAGCAAGCACAGCggtccattatcatcttcacaTTCTGAAGTTGATGGAGGAGTTTCATAACATCCAGAAATGGTGGGCATGAGCTTGTAAATGATGAGTTAGAATAGAGGTTTAGGAAAGTTATTAAACTGACAAATAGTGTGCAATTTTTCTGTTCTGTtcttaaaattccaaaaattaaattgttatatagtGAATTTGAAgtaataaaatgataatttaacaTGGAATTGTTTGTTTTCACACTGTCTAATTGTCTTAGATCTTTTGGGATCTGATCATCTaccaaattttgagttttggttCCCTTCAAAGAATAATGTCATTGGCTGTCTTCAAATAAAAGTTGAGTCTTTGAATGCATTTTTCCCCTCCCTCCTTTCTCTTctcttatttaaaatttaaatagctTTAGAAATATTTGCATTGTAGTGTCTAAGAGTACATTTCTAATATTTGCCCAATACTTTTGTAGTTAGCAAGTCTTCTCCCAACTATTgaaattattttctatttattgttATAAACTAAACTGCAGAGCTGTTtcgaaaatataataaaataagctaatttaataacattttactatatttaaaaatatttcattttcatttacaACAACTACTCTAAAATGTATTTAAAatctaataataaaataataaatatcaaaatattataaaaatttaaattagattGAAATAATATATGTCACCTAAAAATTAGTATGGGCATTATACTAATGCATTATATTAAGATACTATTGTATTGATATCTTGCAAAACAAACACATTATCCAAATATTCTCATTCTTATAAATTATTACTTGCGATAATTTAAAATGTTGGACATTTATATTTTCAGACATTTATAATCTTAGGCATCTTGAAGATTCTAATTAtctagatttttaaaaaaacaagttttcttTAAATGAATAGGctaaattagtaaaaaaaattcatgctATGCTTAAACATGACGAAAATTATAATGTCACATCTCTAGATGTAATacgttaaattataaatttagttttcaaactttCATACCATCCTTAAGAaaccaaattttcaatttatgttcGATAAGTACTTGCATATTcatctttaaaaataataataataatgaatctGAATTTTGTGAATATCCCTTGGCATATTTCAACatcttttttctaaaataatttaaattcgGTATCTTATGGAATTTTTGGTTTTgcgtttaataaatttttaaaatgtagaatAAGTAAacctattaaatacaaaagtaaaagttaaaaaatgtaAGGTTCCTCGACTTTTCCAACATGAGATCCTCAACACTATTTTGAACGTAACTCCACGGATAATGtatcaattgttttttttaaaatcgatgatttaatcttttatccctatattttttgtttaatacaaaatttatttatatataaacttCAGTGACATCATGAAAAATCctagattaaaatatttatctatagttgtaatattaaaatgtatttatGTTACATTTTTTTCAAGATTGAACTTGCAATATAGTAGACTTTAGCTTATTACATCTATGGAGCTCATAGGTATGGAATCAAAGAGGTTTGACTTTTCATGTTTGGGTTATTGGAATagattttttagattaaaaaggaaaaattcttataaatagaaaaaatttaaaaatatttacactctatagcaaaaagttctaaaagtatttgtatttttgaaattttttgctatgaagtataaatattttaaaatatttttttatatttaaaaagaccccattaaaaaatcaaattcatgAATTTAGAAAATGTTTTTCAACCTTCATCTCATACCTCTTATAAATGGTAAATGATGACCGTTGGTAACAATCATCAACTATGATCGAGGGTCAGCAATCGACCATCAAGGACTGAACGTCTTGATCATAAGCGATCGACAGTCGTGATCGCCAAAGACCAATCATAGTGATGACTGGCGATCGACTATCATGATTGTCGTGATCGCCATTGATCAACCATTGTGATCATCTTTGACCGGCACATGGTTGCCCTGGTAGTTggcattttttttccttcttcctctcttttCCCTTGGATTTCTCATTGTGTTCTCCATCTTTATtttcacaaaaataaaaaaataaaaacattctcCATTGTTCAAGGATCTTCCCTCATTGAAGCAAGATGTCGATTATGCTAGTAATGGATTGTCTGATGTTCTTTGTTGTCTGTTGTCGATCACTAGGgttttgttttctgttttttcttctttcttcttcttcctcccatTCTTCTTCTTACTCACTTCCacacaaaaacaagaaattgaTTATTCCATCTAGAGTTCTAATGACTAAAGTGTTGCATcgggttttgttttttgttttttcttctttcttcttcttcctctcattcTTCTTCTTACTCACTTCCacacaaaaacaagaaattgaTTATTTCATCTAGAGTTTTAACGCCTAAAGTGTTGCATCAATCGTGATGCATATGGGTGATCAAATTCTCTTCACCTACCATTCCACCTACCATAGTTGGTCACCCATGGCGATCACCAGCgatcaattttttctttcctcCTTTGTCCCTCTTTCTTGTTCAATTTCTTGTTCCCTTCTCCTTAAGTTTgcattcttcttcatttttttcctaaCAAATGGATAGTATACTATGAAATACAAAGCTCAAAGGTAAAATTCATTTCATGATTACAAGAAAAGAgataatttagaaatttaaagcaaaactaacatgttatgtgtcaatatatcaaatttcaaactttattaCTTTGTtattaaaagataaatttgttatttaaaaaaggattaattagaaacttaaatccaaattaaatttgttatgaatatgttataaaacttaatttcaaaACTTGGTTACTTTGttaccaaaactatttttttaataaaaataactaaatcgTTGTTATTTATACATTATTGTTATGGAAAAATTAATAGGCCAAATGAACAAATTTAGGAGTACAAAAGAAAactttaatataaatttcattttaaaatcaatagaTTAAATTCCATTTGATTATAAAAATTGATTCATGATACATTAGAGGTTTGCTCGCATCCCAAACACAAACATTTGTGATTCTCGAGTTTTAGAACCTCTCAAATAAgtcccaaatattttattattagattttttattcCAAACTTGCACCCCTAAAGGTTGTTATTTGAATTCTCCATAATCCAcatgtaatttaatattcaaaagaaactttaaaatttttattctcTCTTGATTTCAACATCACATGATTTGGGAAGATTCAAactatctattttttattgtaaatttgtGATATATAAATTCAAGgagaaatatcaatttatacccctaaattttatgattatataaatttaaactctaaacaaataattttatcaatttaaactttaaaactttagaggttatatcaatttaaacctcaaactaataactacatcaatttaaaccatgaacTTTTTGTatgtgtatcaatttaaatcttgaacttttacaattgtatcaatttaaacaaaaactaataattattttatttcaatacaCTTGTGAAAGTccaagatttaaattaatataatcataaaagtctatagtttaaattgatatagttattagtttgagattaaattgatacaactcataaacttaggatttaaattgacaCCACGAttcaataatataaattgatatttatcctAAATTCagttaattgattaagaaaaaaaaactcataagctttctaaacattttttttttggaaaattaaaaggatattgtacttttagaaactatttaggaaaatattgttgttttcaaactatttgtaaaaatattgttgttttaaataagtcgagggttcaaaattcaacCTAAGCTTTCTAACTAGgttgaattttgaaccctcgaccttcttttttttttatagaaaaatattgtttggTTTTCAaacggattctgtcatctcagcaagtttgactaaataacgagctaatgaatctccttctttttgccactgaacttcccaatcaaattcgagagcgagattatgagagacagCGAGagttgagagagcgagattttaagcgagagcgagagcgtgagcgtgagcgagagcgagagcaaagatcgagattttgatagagagcgagaataccgtacaaattttcctttttttccttttttttcctttttaattattacacattccacctctttctttctaatcctttccttttttaaaaaaattttccattttataaaaaaaatcataaaaatatttattattttattattattttatttaaactctaaaaagaataaattaaaaaaaaaaaataactcataaaaataaaaaaaatgtaaattaaatatctcatttatataaaaataattataaaatcaatgtgtcccacaaggcgaacgtcgtcgatttcgagctggttgtcatCGTCGACTtcaaacttgaggttgctcgtgTTCTTCTTGATgctgctctggtacctctgcagcgccttcataatataaatattcattatgctctccacgactccgaccatgtccatgcacgtatgaagacgaaggaccagcctctgagtcataatatcctgaaccaaatgctgacatcatcatcatcgaactaacataatcagtttgactttGCGTCTACGTCATAGGgagcaactcttccacattatgtgtaacctcatcaaactcatcctcttcccgaacaggtcctctacgtctaggagctggtggaggaacaatagatatatcgtacatataatgaatttcttccatatagctttggttgtcactacatataacAAGAACTtagttcggatcattcgcaacctcacggagtctactgttgttcgatctctgtgaattataaaactattagacaatatttaaaataaatttaaattaaaaaaaattagataatatcattcatttaccagatgacccatagctgctcccggacgagtgatGTAGCgccttataatataattataccaatgaatatattctagagtgacatctgtgtcaaactgttcaagagaaatccccactgcaataaaccttgcacgatagtgccatcgcactaccaaatgtgcaactttttcagaCCAATCttcagtccttaggtcaatatcatgcagtacgggttcagtattacaaggcgatggatatcctgctgaaaaccgaattatctcatcaccctgtcaggaagatgccactcaccaatgtgaaaacacatgagaggactcatcgtccgccatatgttttgaccattcatacaaaaattaggcaaagtatgcacaataattttgtacggctcccaaataacttgaaacacaaaatattatattagagaatattaaagacaaatacaataaaactgtgaattaaataatcaattaggtttagtgtaataTACCTGTTCAggtgaagcagatcaaacatgtatctatactggttgaCTACATGTATGGCTGTTCGAGTCACACAAATTTTGTCTCTCCAcgtaaatttttaaattgataatttagaatttaaattaattaaatcagtgatataaaaattaaattgaattaaaacaacataccgagaaccgtaggctcgtccaactaactaagcgtcattaacatgatgtagTTGTGGAgtcattgttggaaatcgctcctaagcccatagttgcaaaagtatgagaggttCAGTTATCTCTTGAACCTCAGGTCTtattgctttgcatagttgtctatacaaccatgccaagcatgctccaccccacgaataccgccccgcatcatggaggttagctaacagtggcaggaacatcaagtgaacaaaatgacttgatttatctgaaaacacgAGCTTCCActcatcatttgtagtatatatgctcgcgcatatcttatgacggtttcctcgtctcatcatctgtgagctcacgaaattgtgttcctaaccatattaaacttaacctcgattcTTTAAATCTTGTCGGCATGTgggtcgcaccgaggtacagttgacaaacttctaactaGTTATCGTACATCACTCTGTGACCGGCTCAtggtcaacaggtaaccccacaaacacttctatgtcttgtagagtaaTAGTGTACTCTCCAACATACATATGGAATATATGCGTCtcaggcctccatctctcgaccaagctGTGATCAGGTCCCAGTCAAACTGAATAAATCCTGCCTCTCGACGTCTgtaagatatttctccagtagtacgatcgccatacaacatatgatcgatgaatggactggtcgtacaaaacatcgggatcaataGGTCATGGGtttatcttgacgctccaatgcatcccttatttctgctcttcttttctcgaaatagttcACGCATTTGTTATTAATATGAGCAAGAgtatttataggcaacattTGAGCTCCTATGAGGACTCCATTTAccactctgatagatttgtcgtcatccacccatatctgaatcTCCATCATGTACAAGTCCATTGCttaaactaatgttgtcaaaaaaacttagacagctccgatttattcctttgatatcttcaattgttttgttgaactttgaatttgaaactgacacccgacacgataaacataaACTGACACCCGAAAAGTTTACGTTATcaacaacgagatggattggacagactagctactcgacaacgatgtggattttgtatccagttaggacataatcgaaggaagtgtccttcgttactaagacgggctccaaATAGTTAAggatttaataataaataattttttttattatatattcattttattgtatattcaatttttttattataatttattgtatattcaatttttttttataataatctactgatatattcaattttttttgtaatcaataaagtatttacatttataataatttaatatattcaatttatgtatacataatttaatattattttcaatttattgtctatgATTATCAATTATAGATATaatcataaatatatatatttttgttgtctaatgattattcaattatatataataatctaatatattcaattgtTGTTCTAATGAATTTTTTcacaattatagtataataatctaatatattcaatttattgtctaatgattattcaattatagtataatactctaatatattcaataatagtctaatgattattcaattatagtatgattattagctctttttttctctttttttttttaaatatatatttctatggaaagttcaaataaagtgaagactcccgctctctcctaagatcttgcTATCTCACTCTCgttctctcctaagatctcgctctctcctaagatcttgctctctcgctctcgctctcgctctttcctaagatctcgctctctcattTTTACTCTCTCTCgatatctcgctctcttctgttattgttgttatttttccattaatgattattagctttcatttcttctggaacaatcacaaacactttttgattatggatctacttgtttgttcgtagacaaagctaattcaGAATTGTCTTTTattccaaggcataacttgtatccatgcgcttcatattcgcctggagttcgctcctagaaatatagccatccccaccccctcacgtcaatcccacaagcctccgtctaattcgaaatgataacaaaatgcataggttgttagaagcagctcgagtacacagatacaCATAGTATatcatctcattactttatttcctctatgagggaaaaaaaaagtaataaacctgcaatctcgagagtggatgtgtgtcgaaacttcaaccttcgacaacctaagcgagattcgcgagattttccttgtcgagggttgaagtttcggcttatgtattgtttccaagtttttctttgtttgtcgagttttcaacgttcgacctccacattagtcgagttctcaacgttcgatcTCTAGCCTCAaattcccaaaacaacaatatttctctaataagttttgaaaacaacaatattaatattaaagtttttttttttttttttcatgtgtgACATAATAATTTTTAGAAGGAAAGGACAAAAATTTTATAGTTATGTCAGACGCGGAAGAATCCAGTCATCTAGAGTAGCAGCCCATGAATCAATCtatttatgaaaatgaaaaaactaaaatttatcgcatgctaatatatatttttttaattaaatttgatttaacgGAAGAAAAAGAGGTCTGGAAATAAAAGAAATAGGTGCAGCCACACCTAACcattccttttattttatttatacaaattgCTCCAATATccgaataaaataatattaacgaaagcaactctgacaaccaatcTCCGTATTCAATCTCCTTGCCCAATCGGAATCAGATCCTCACTCCGTCGTTGAACTTTCCGGCGAGCAACCAGAGAAGTACAGTTTTGTGCTTTGTGTTAACGGACGAGGTGATGACGGTTGGGGATGCAGCCTCATCTTCCGTTAAAACGACGCCGGCTCCTTTGCTCGCTTCCAATCTCCCCCTCCTCTCCGCCTTCCTTGCTGGCGCCATCGCCCAGTTTCTCAAGCTCTTTACCACCTGGTACTCTTTCTCTGCTCTCATCATCTTTCCGATTGCCACTTTTTTGTACATTTCTCCATGATCTAAGGGATCCAgagctttttatttatttatttatttttgttgtgtTTTGGTTTTTTGACTCTTAGGTATAAGGAAAGAAAATGGGAATCTAAAAGGATGCTTGATTCTGGCGGGATGCCTTCATCTCACTCTGCAACTGTGACTGCTTTGGCCGTTGCTATTGCCATACAGGATGGATCCGGAGGACCTGCTTTTGCCATCGCCCTGGTGTTTGCATGTATTGTATGTGCTTCattctttctttccttcttgTTTAAATGCTTGTTTTTTTCCGTCTACTTTCTTCTTCTGATGCCTTCATTACCGAAAGAATCAAGGCACCGAAAGAATCAAGGCATCAGCTGTACATCCTTTCAAAGTAGTTCAATGCTTGTTTGGGATTTTGATTTActatttaggttaaattataagttgtAAGTACAGTTCTTCGGTAGCTTAAAAAGTTCTTAATATATTCTGGTGATATCTATTTAGTTCCTCTACttcataaaatttttaattttgtatctaatttgTTTACTTAGTTAAAACATTTGCCAAGCATAAGTATGGTATATATAAGGATCACGATTTACGCCCAAAATCAACTTTTCGTGTAATTTTTAAATTACGCATGGTTAATTGGCTATGTAAATGCCAAATGAAATTCAAGTAAgatattagatacaaaattgaacaAGTGTAAGATGGGAAATGAAATGTGTATCTTATTCATTTCCATAATGAaattatttattcataaagaatGGTTGAAACCACTCAACAGAATAATAAGTGTACAAATAGCAACGAAACAGCTTTACTAAACTACCTTAATACTTCCCTTCAAGATGGAGTGAAAATATTCAACAAACCCATCTTGGATAAAAGAGGAAACAAAACATTAGAAGCAAGACGCTTTATAAACATGTTTGCAAGCTGGAGATGAGTACGAATGGGAAGCAGCTTAAAAAACCAGCAAAAAGCTTATCCCGAACAAAATGACAATCCAACTCTACGTGCTTCATTCTTTCATGAAAAGTGGGATTCGATGCATTGTGA from Benincasa hispida cultivar B227 chromosome 10, ASM972705v1, whole genome shotgun sequence carries:
- the LOC120088686 gene encoding uncharacterized membrane protein YuiD produces the protein MTVGDAASSSVKTTPAPLLASNLPLLSAFLAGAIAQFLKLFTTWYKERKWESKRMLDSGGMPSSHSATVTALAVAIAIQDGSGGPAFAIALVFACIVMYDAAGVRLHAGRQAELLNQIVCEFPPEHPLSSIRPLRDSLGHTPLQVVAGAVLGCVVAYLIRNQN